The segment GTGTGCTGTCAGTTTTGGTTAACTTGACAGAGAAGTTAGAGCCATCTGGGAAGGGGGAActttcagctgagaaaatgcctccatcaagTTGGCCTTGTATGTCTTTTGGGGACTTCAATAGGAGTGGATTCAGCTCACTCTAGGGAGTGCCCCCCCTCCATGGTCTCCGCTTCAGTTCCTACtcccagttcctgccctgcttgaggtCCTATCTTGTTGTCCTTAACGAGGGGCTGTGATCAGATTGTGTAAACCCAGTAAGTTGtccttggtcatggggttttaTCACAATGATACAAAGCAAAGTGAACCATGAGATATCCTCTCTACCCCTTAAAGACATTACTTTGAGACAGAACATTGCCAGGTTGCagtggctggcctcagacttgccactggcctgcctctgcctcccaagtagctaggaTTAACAAGCAGGTGACGATATACCTGGCTCACAACAAACTCTTTCTATAtgattagtgtatgtgtgtgtgtgtgtgtgtgtgtgtgtattttagacGTTTTCAAAACATGACACTATCTCCTTCTAAAAATAATGCCTAATTATGTGTGTGGAAAGTTTTTTCCTAACCTGTAATTTAGATTCTGAGATGCATTGGACcaacaggaggaaggagagtgTCTTGGAAAATGAACAAGCTGGCTAACCATAGGCCATTTTCTTCTCATGGCAGATCAGCAAATTATGGCCCAGGTCTATAAATAAGCCTACTTTGTGCTGAGgagcatgcatatgcacactatGCACATACGCAAACACACtcacgaatgcacacacacacacacacacacacacacacacatgcgcgtgtGCACTCGAGAGGGCTCGTGCGGTACTGGGCTTGTGTATCCACTTTAACATAGCCCCATGATGTCCAGCCCCTTTGGCAGACTGGCTCCTATGTCTGCTACAATAATTCCTACACCTCCTGCTCTCTTCACTGAGGAAAAGTTCCTCCTTCCCTTCAAAGGGAACACGGTGTGGAAGGGCAAGAAAAACATCAGTGCAGGGCACAATGCAGCTGAAGTCACTAGAGCAGAGTTTAGAGCTGTGCACACACCAGGGACAATTGATACTCTTACTTTATGATCTGTAAACCTGGGCAAAGTCCCTGCCACCACAAGGTAATGAATAGCAAAACTTAACTATCTGTAGGAAACAGATGAGCATGGTCATGAAATCTTTCATCATCTACATGTCTGGTATGAACTAAATGGCTTCCAGCTGCTACAGTTTGGGAACAGTGAGGACGAAGGCAGAAGCCACATCAGTGATCTGAGTATGGGGACTGTCACCCAGGTGAGGTTCTGCTCCTGTCTATCTGAGGCAACCTGAAGACCCTATGGTAGAGTGGAGGACACAGGGACCGGACAGCAGTCACAGTTCTGGAGCTTGCCTCTCATATCACAGCCTCTGAGAGGATGGGTTCCTAACAGACAGAGGCCAACTCCTCCTCTTTTCCATTCTCAGGAAAATCTAAACCATTACCTGTGCCCAGCAGAGGAGCCCAAAAGCATTTGCTATGGAAATCAGTTGCTGTTTCTATGGACTAGAAAATGTCAATGCACAGAGATGAGCAAGATAACTGTCTATTACTTAAgcaagatctatctatctatctatctatctatctatctatctatctatctatctatctatctatccatccatctgtctatgaGCCTGAGTCTCCTTGCTTAGGGCAACCTTGCTTCCATTTCATAATCCTCCAGCCTCTATCCATCCTGGATATTTTATACTGTCGAAGACGTCATACATAAGTAAGGGGCCAAACACCACCACCGAGGTTTCTTCCTTTATAGCTCTATGACCCTGAGTTCTGCTCATTAAGCCCCTGAGAGACATTTCCCATCCTGGACCATGAGAGCAGATGGTACTGATATCTAACTTCCACCTACAAAGCAGTTCTCCTCGTTGTTAAAACAGCTTTCTGAATCACTCTACAGCTGCTTCAGGAACACAGCAACTGTACGGAGCGGATCGTCACCTAGGACTTGACCCTTCCTCAGACTCCCTTGCTGATGCAGTGGCTATGGAGGCTTCAAAAGTTCCTGACTGAGTAAAGGGCCCAGGGACCAGGAAAGTcccctccaaagtgctggaaacCTTCCGAGTCCCATAGGAACTCAAGACACCATAACCACGCCACACTTTCCTGACGTCTTCTAAGGACACAGAGAACATCAGCTTATCTTTGAAACCATGTGGATGAGGTTGCCTTGAGcgcatttttcttttgtctgaagCTGCCTTTCAGGGTTCTGCGTTGCTCAAGCGAGCCTACAAGCTTGGCTTCCTCTCTGTCTCACAGTGCAGTGTAAGTGGACTCCTGGTCTTATAGGAGCCACTTAAAAATAGCctggaacattttaaaataaaatctgccaTGGAAAGCCTGTTGCTAAGTCCCCAGTTACTCTGTTACAGGCACAGACGTGtgctgtgtgcttatgtgtgcatgtacacacacacacacacacacacacacacacacacacacacacacgacccaACAGTTATCTAGTCTTATTTTCCATAAGCCAGCAGTAAGTGGCCTCTCCAATTAAGTTGCAGGTACCCACTTCCAACAGATTGCCCTCTGATCCGGAACATCATAAATAAATCAGAGAGGGGTACAACTCGTCTTACTTCTTCCCTGTTCGTCTTAAAGACAGTTTCTTTTAAAGGTTATTAAGCAGTGCCCCAAACCTAACATCATCTCCCTTGGGGGACAGGAAGTAGAGGCTGACCTTCCTATGACTCCAGTCATACACAGTATGAGTTCCACGTGAGGCCATGCAGAGGCCTTATTAGGACAGGGGAACAAAGTTTTCCTTGGGGGAATAAGGTCAAAAGAACTCTCACAACCCAGGAGATTAGTCCCAGGGAAAACCTGCATCAAAATTAACACACATATTGTTGGCTTTCTGAGACATACAGTAGAAGCATTTGTATTCCCCATTTAGAACCCGGGAATAGTTCACAAATTAGATTGCAGATTGCCCTATTATGTCaacatatatgattttttttttttttgcattcacaCAAAATCCTGGTATTTGACCATCTATCTTCATAATTCCTTAttccttcaaaatatttatttttatctatatgaatAGGTATATCTtcgttgtagtgtgtgtgtatgtgagcccAGGTGCTTGCAGCCAGAGAAGACGCCAGAaactctgaaactggagttcggAGCAGTTAGCTATGAGCCAGCAGTTAGCTgaaaaccaaactccagtcctcttccTGGGCAGCAAGAGCAGTTAATCAATCACCGAGCCTTTGCTATGGCCCTAATGCCTAAGTCTCCATCATTTTGCCTTCCCACGTTGGTGACTGAACCCTGGGCCTGTGCTGGCAAGAGTGGCAGCCTCAGCTCCCCAACTTTCCAAATGTCAGCAGTGCTAAGAAATTTTGACCTTTTCCTCCAATTCTCTTTGTAAAATCTGATTTTACAGATTTTGTGACCATCCCAGCAACACAGTTTTCCCTGTGTCCCATCTATTCCCAACAACAAACATCTTGGAAGGCTCTTACCAGCTCCCTGATGGGGCGACTTCTCCTTCTTGGGCTCGGGAGGCAGAATGACTTGTATGAGTCTCTCGGACTCCCCAGGGCTGGTATCCAGGCCTGCGGGTGGGTATGGCAAGGTAAGGCTCGGCAGAAGCGGCTTCCTGGGCAGGGGTGGCTTGGTACCCGGCTGCTCAGGAGACCTGGTCTTTCCTTTCGCTTGCCCGTTGGGGGACCTGGAGCCTCGCAGTGCGGGGGCAACCCCGATGTGGCTCTGTTCATctttgggaagcagagccaggcctCCTTTCTCCATCCTGACTTCAGCGCTGTACCTCTTGATGGCTTTGGCCTCCTGGGCAGAGCTGTCTCTGTATTTAAGTGAGAGTGAGGTGGACCGCAGCTTGACTGGGAAGGGGCTCTGGTCCTCCCCATGGGCTGTCTCCTGCACAGAGGAGGCACATGGCTCAGCATCCTGGGGGCTCTTGCCCGGTCCTGCCTGGCCGGCCCCCACATCCCCTGAGTCTTGAGGGTCACCACCCATTGTCTTCCGGGCCTGTGGCTTTGGCGGCACCTGAAGGTCATCAAGTGCTGCCTCACTCTTCCAGGCAAGGCCACTCCGCAGCAAAGGTGCCCGGCCCCCTGCAGGCACATGCGTAGAATATTCCGGAAGGCGAGAGCTGCTGGCCCGAGCACGTGCCCTGCTGGAAGTCACAGAAAACCTCTTAACGCTGCGCTGTGGCTCCGCACTCCGCTCGCTCTTTCTCCCCAGGGCTGCCCTCTCTGGACCTCCTGAGGTTGCAGCTTGTGTAGGCCTGGGGCGGGCAGGAGGCACAACTGCTTTGTCCTGGACTGCTGGGCTGGGCTCTTTCAGAGGAGACTCTGCGGGAGACCCACTAGGGACCAAGGCCTTGTGCTTCAGGCAGCTCTTGGGTACTGGAGGGCTTGGGGCAGGGGCTGTGGAAGACTCTGGCCCCGCTCCTCCAGGTCTGGGTACCTCCAGGGTCAGCTCCTCTTCCTTCCGGACACTTTGGTCCTGTCTCTCTGCATCTGAAGGTATCTCCAAGTTGGTATCAGTGATAGTCTCAGGAGGTGGTGTGTCTCCCTTTGTAAGTAATGTGTCCCTATTAGGAGGCTCCATGATTCCTTTGGGTGGTGCCACGTCTCCCTTGGAAGGTGACATGTCTCTTTCTGGGGGTGCCATGATCCTCTTGGGAGGTGCCACGTCTCCCTCGGAAGGTGACATGTCTCTCTCTGGGGGTTCCATGTTCCTCTTGGGAGGTGCCACGTCTCCCTCGGAAGGTGACATGTCTCTCTCTGGGGGTTCCGTGATCCTCTTGGGAGGTGCCACGTCTCCCTCAGAAGGTGACATGTCTCTCTCTGGAGGTACCATGATCCTCTTGGGAGGTGCCACGTTTCCCTCGGAAGGTGACATGTCTCTCTCTGGGGGTCCCATGATCCTCTTGGGAGGTGCCACGTCTCCCTTGGAAGGTGACATATCTCTCTCTGGGGGTTCCATGATCCTCTTGGGAGGTGCCACGTCTCCCTTGGAAGGTGACATATCTCTCTCTGGAGGTGCCATGATCCTCTTGGGAGGTGCCATGTCTCCCTCGGAAGGTGACATGTCGCTCTCAGGAGGTGCTATGACACCCTTGGAAGGTGTTGTGTTTCCCTCAGGAAGTATAGAATCTTTTCCAGGGAGTGTCATGTCTCTTTCAGAAATTGCTGGGTCTCCCTCAGGAAGTGCAGAGCCCTCCTTGGAAGGTGCCATGTCCCCCTCAGGGACATCAGTAGATAGTGGGATTTCTGCATCTCCAGAACCACAAGAAACTTCCTCTGATGTACTCTCCACTAGGGGACATGGGCCTCCAGTGGACAGCTCTTCCTTCTGGATTTCAACATGGGGAATATGGTTTGGAGAACTTTCTGGCAGAGATGGGGACTCCAAGCATGGGACTGAGACCACCATGGGCTCAATGACTTCTGGCATAGCTGGAAGACTTGAGGGTTCATCTCTGGGACAGCCTCCCTCCTCCATGCTCGCACTgactgctgtgctgtgctgtagGCGAGCACGCCTGGCACAGGCCCCCCCAGGTGACAGCAAGATTGCAGGTCCcccaaactcaggccttctgcCCGGCATCAAATTCCGCTGCCGAGCATCTGGGTTCTCTTCCATGCTGACATGAAGCAATGGCTTCTCATCATAGTCTTCCTCCTCTAGGGTCCATGACAGATCACTCAGGCATTCAGACTGTGCCCTCTAGGAGACATAGAGGTGAGAGATATCACACAACAGATGTTAGACAGCCTATCTCATCCTCACCTCCTCTAGGGCTAAATGTGGTCCAGGCAACACAATAGCCCTCAAAGGCTGGTGCTGAAGTAGATGGCCACACGCTCTTCAGCCCCTCAACCTAAATGCAACTCATGCAGCCAGATACATtgccacacacttttaatcccagtactagggaggcagacagacagatctctatgtGTTTGAGGTCAGaaagcggtgtgtgtgtgtgtgtgtgtgtgtgtgtgtgtgtgtgtgtgaagttctaggtcagctagaGTTAtatgtagtgagatcctgtcttaaaacagaactaaccaaacaaaaaaaaatcagtatcccACATGTCCAAATGGGTGCCTGTCTATAGTCAAACAGAGGTCCGAGGACCAAGAAAGAACAACTATCTGTCCTGTGTTGTGTTCtccattaattttgttttaccCTAGATGTATCTGAGTAAGGAAAGGCTTGTTATTATCTCTTTGTACTTGGAGTCCAAAGGCATGGACCTTTTGGTCAAGACTGAGCTAACTTATGGTAACAGGTATTCCTAGGTGAACAGGCACTCTCTGGGCTCAGCACCGAGACCCATGGCAATGCTCTCCAGAGAAGTGCTTTCATTGAAAAACTATATAGTTTTCTTAAAAAGTCATTTGTGTCAGGTCAAACGTGGTGAATTGCGAGCCACAGAACAAAATCCAAAAATTTCAGTCTTAGGTTCTCTGGTCTTACACTCATGTGAAGCCAGGGCTCTACCTCTGTGCCAGATGCCTCCTCCGGGACAGTCTACCAGCAGCTGTGGAGTCCCtcagcctctacctcctgtggATAAACTTAATCAAGCTCATgctgcttcctgctctggcctctaGTGCACCTGGCACCCTACGCTGTCTTGTGGCATTCTTTCTTCTGAAAGATCACTGGAATCTGGACCTGGGCTCCCTTTGGTTATCACATATTCAATCTCTCCtctcaggaagaaaatgaaaatcaagaggAAGTTGGAGCCCACAAAGGCAGTATGTGAAAATGATTCAAGGTTAGGGTCCCATGGttgatgattttaaaatgctCATGACATCAGACCTTGAGAATCAGTCAGAGTGTTGCATTAAACAGTGCTCTTTTGTTCTGTGTTCTAAGGTAGGAAAGGTGACCTTGGGCATGTTAAGAGTTGGTTCTTGTTGCTGATGTCTGTAATGCTGGAGACCAAATCCAGCGCCTTGTACAGTGAGGCAAGTCCTCTAACCTCGAGCAGCATGCCCAGctgtatttttaacattttctagcTGACATCTGCTGGCTAAAGTCTGGGATGTTTGTGACAATACCTAAGCTAATTTTTGCCAAAGTTCACAATTCTCTTCTCTTGGGTTTCAAAAGGAGTTGCAGGAAGAAATCTATACaaggcttggtttggtttgcaaAAGCTGCAGGTTCTTGTCACTGCCCTTTTGTTACCATGGGAAATCATTGATGGTGAGGCATGGGGTCCTGATTTGAAACCATCAGTCACAGAACCTAGACCAATTTAGCAGACAGCTGGGGTTCCCATGTGGGTAGAGCACCTTCCAGCTGGGCTACCAGCAGCTCCAAGAGGTGACCATGGGGGATAAATCAGGGTGAAGGCTGGCATGGAGGTGTGCTCTCCAGAGGGAGTGCTTGGTCGCTGAGTAGAACCCAAAGGATAGAAAAACAGTTTCTGCATGGCCTAGGACCTCTGGCTAGCTGCATCAGAAAGGAGCTCAACCTCTCTATCACTGCCAGCGTACACTGTGTCCACTTCATCTAGGCAATCTCCCTGGCATTTCCTCCTGTGGGGCATTGAAATGCTTTGGCACTCTGGAACCAGAAGTGCTCAGCCTGTACCAAGATGTAGAATAGGTCTAGGCTAGCATTATACCTGTGTCATCAGGAAGTACCCGGTACACCATACTGTCATCCCCCAGAAGACGAAGCTGCCAAGCCATGAGCAGCACAGAGGGCTGAAGCGAGGAGGTCTCTGTCTGAGCTCTGGGTCATGACCTTTGGCAGCTCTTCCAGTCACCAGACCAGAAGTAGTCATCCAATGTTAGTGCTCCTCTTAAAATGGATTGAAAACATTCCCTACACAGCCCGGCTTGGCTGGGCCTGAGGACCACATGCTGTTAAGAAACTAAAGGTATGACCTTTTATAGGCAGTCTGCTCCAGCTGCATCTAGACTCATAGGCAGACCACAGTTCTGTGTGGCAAGGCAAAACACCAAGCCATAACTGGCACTCATCCCTCACCACTTGTGCTGTGGTAGGGAGCCAAGGAGCTCAGTCAGCTGCACTCAAGTGTGTTTCAACTTTGTAATAAAAATCAGTCTTGATATCCAGCGCTTTGCTGTGTAAGACAGGTTTCTTCTTTTAATAAGAATgcttttaattccttttctttgtcttctttttccttgtgtgtgtatgtgtgtgtgagagagagcgcTTGTGTGTGGAttgtccatgtatgtgtatgtatgtttctgcATACTTGTGTGGATGCATACGTACATAGGTGCCTGTGTATGTGGTGTCTGCAGTTATCCTCAAACCCATCTTCCACCTCATTGATTCTTGCCGAGGTAACCCTGTGAGCTTGAGTTTGTTAAATACTTCCCGTTCTCCAAACAGACAACTCACTCTCTTCAAGAAGTTCCTGAAACCCAAGTAGGCCCTGCCATCTGTCTGCACCTTAGCTTGTCATGGAATCTTCAACCCTTGTGACTGCATCTTGAGAATGGGACAGGGAGGGTTGTTACTCTGTAAGTCCTTCTCAGTGTGAGTCATGGCCCTTGCCCATGCTTGCCCTGCCCTCCATCCCCACCTTCTCTAGAGCTGAGGCATCTAAACCTGGTCAGAGTAAAAGGAGTTCAAGAATAGAAGGTGTCAGGCTTGGCACATGACACCCTGGATTCTTGGTGTTTGTGGAAATGAACATATCCATGCAAGTATTAATGTCTAAGAAGGGTGTTTATGCAAGGGACACATGTCTGATTCAAGGTGCAAAAGATGAGCAAACATCTGCAGTGTGATCTTATCCACCACGGAGGTGCTCAGAAGGGCTAAGAGGCAGCAGGTAGGACAGTCAtgtctgcccaccccacccctccacagAGGATGAAGGCCAATTACCGAAGACAGCCGCCTCAGTTTACTTGATCGCTGGTTGCGGGGCTTCACTAGGAGCTTGTGTTTAGCTGCAGAGTTGTCCAGGCAGGAGGAGAACTCTGGAGGGTGGCTGAAGTCAACCACAGGTGCCAGGCTACCATCCAAGGTCCGAGACGAGACGGAGGCATCGCTCATATGGTCAGGAGACTGTGGCCGGGATGAGGACACTAGGATCTTCATGATACAAGGCACAAACACAGCAAGCATTAATTTAGTGACAAGGGCAGAGACTGCTATCCTACCAGCTATCCTTTGGTGTGCTTCTGGGCTCTTTAGACTGTACCTGGGACAGAGTATTTACAATTGGCTCTCAACAGGGAATGTTTTAGAATATCCCTTTAGAGCACATGACTGGGTGTTCAAAAGGGACAACCCTAAGGCCGCTTCTCTTCACAGGAAGACTTTCCATAGCTACTTTCACCAACAAAACAGACTAGCCCTAGGGTCTCTAGGGGTGGAAGAACCTGCTGTTTTTGTCATGTGTTTTGTCATGCGACCCAGCAGTGAGACATCAGGGTGCAGGTCACAGGAAGCACAGAGCCCCTTTCATCTGGAAAGCTTTCTTTACAACCTCTCGGGGAGTCTGGCTTTCTGGCTACCATATGGTGAGCTACAGACCCACTAGTTTACACCTCAGCGGGGAGGAACTAGCAGTCAGCAGTGAGCAAATGCATTGCCAGGGGACAAGAGGCCCTTGGCAGCTGTGAGGAGGAATGAGAGAACACCCAAAGGTGCCTGCCCCACTGAATACAGTGAGCCTCTACTTGGAGTAAGTATAGCAGGGATGCTATAGTGCATGTAGCACAGATGtgtgatgtcttagtcagggtttctattgtggCAAtgaaccaccatgaccaaaagcaagttggggagtagAGGGCTTATTTGGTTTATGCTTCCATAGctaatcatcaaaggaagtcaggacaggaactcaaatgaggcaggaacctggaggcaggagctgatgcagaggccatggaggggtgctgcttactgggttgttccttatgccttgctcagcctgctttcttatagaacccaggaccaccagcccaggagtggcaccacccacaatgggctgagccttcCTCCATTGATTGAGTGAATTGAGAaaatgattgagaaaatgccttacagctggatctcatggaggcatttcctcaagggaggctccttcctctctaatgactctagcttgtgtcaagttgacacaaaaccagccagtacaaggggcaagagagagaaccTGGGATCCATCCTCTAGGTTCCGAGAACAATCCCACCATCTTTAAACAAGCATGCAAACAAAGacaataacaatgataataataatctATTGGAACACTGGACCTAAATATTAGTGTCaggttaacatttttatttggttggtttttgagataaagtctctgtaggtagccctagttgtcctggaactcagtctagaccaggccagccttgaactcacagagttccacctatctctgcctggaattaaagccatgcaccaccattcCCAAACTTTGGTTTCCCATGATGAAAGAAGACTGGGTACACTACCCAATAACTGGTAAAACCTcggagtttattttaaaataaaaagtcagaACCATAGGAAAAAATTAGGTAAGTGCAGCCCCAGCACAAGTGACCCCCATTTGGCTAATTAAAATTTGTACACTACAGTGGTTGAGCTCTGACTTCACTGAATGAAACTgtttcccccccaaccccatcccaccccaccccaccccgcctcACCCAATGCCGCCAATTGCAGACAGAACTAGCTCCTGTGAGTCAGAGACTCATGTCTGAGGCtcaagagatagaggcaggagggtaaAGTAAAAAAATACATTAGTAGGCAGTTCCTTGAAAATAGAGCCTGACACACAACCATATCTAATTCTGAAAAGGGACAATGCAGTTGTCCACAGGAGTGTTTTAAGTTGCTAACAGGCACAGTTTTACTCCACAGAGTAAGGCAATCTTTCCTATCATCCAGACCTTCTTGAAGTTGGAGAGCAGGTTGGGTCAGTAGGCTACCGGCCCCAGACCTCCTCCACTTACTGTGACAGAGGATAGGCTCTCCCTGAGCCAAATTCTGGGAGTCATACTCAAGGCAGCTCCATGGGAGTTCCCAACCCCTAGAGCTGACTGAAAATCAGCTACACCACAGTCCTGACTTCTCATTACTAATATTCTGGGGACTCACAACTACAAAATCGAACTAGCTTGTGTAGGGGAAGAGGGAACTCTGTGTACAAAGTTGAGTAGTTAATGAATACAATTCCAAACAGCCCAGAAGTGGTAACTCTATAGTTACATTGTAAGCATTGCCCTGGCTCAGCCAGGGATGAATGTGATCCAAGGATGCCCAAGGCAAGTGTTCTGCACAGCTATCAAACACCAACTCGGTTCTTTCCCATTTTTCAATGGATCAATATAATTTGGGTCATTCCCATTACATCTGCCCTTAGCACGGCTTATTAATATGGAGAAAACGGCCATCCTGTTTGTCTTCTACATATGTATACATCAAATGAATATTAACATTCTTACCACAAGCAAAAATGGCCTCATGAACATGCTGGGGTGTTTATTCATGAGATGGAGTCTATGGGGGTACAACAGTTGGGATCACTTCCTGCAGTGGCTGAGGTCAGAGACTGCTGGTCAAACTCCCTGGGCTGCCTTTTCCCCAGAGGGCTTCATGTGACTCTCCCAAACTAACAGGTTCCTGCGGTCAGGACTCAGAAACAGAGCGGAATGTTATTCATTCAGTGTTT is part of the Mastomys coucha isolate ucsf_1 unplaced genomic scaffold, UCSF_Mcou_1 pScaffold14, whole genome shotgun sequence genome and harbors:
- the Kiaa1211l gene encoding uncharacterized protein KIAA1211-like homolog isoform X1; its protein translation is MCVISQDQAGWKKTWDLTKADQQTDSDLDMISTRVMDIKLREAAEGLGEDSAGKKKSKFKTFKKLFGKKKRKESPSPTGNSTWKQNPAKSEVIAIEESGPVYDSEDELEESRGTMGSRALSHDSIFFPESGQDPARPVRVFSQENVCDRIKALQLKIQCNVKMGPPPPGGIPIKRAEETGMSSEDDGLPRSPPEMSLLHDVGPGTTIKILVSSSRPQSPDHMSDASVSSRTLDGSLAPVVDFSHPPEFSSCLDNSAAKHKLLVKPRNQRSSKLRRLSSRAQSECLSDLSWTLEEEDYDEKPLLHVSMEENPDARQRNLMPGRRPEFGGPAILLSPGGACARRARLQHSTAVSASMEEGGCPRDEPSSLPAMPEVIEPMVVSVPCLESPSLPESSPNHIPHVEIQKEELSTGGPCPLVESTSEEVSCGSGDAEIPLSTDVPEGDMAPSKEGSALPEGDPAISERDMTLPGKDSILPEGNTTPSKGVIAPPESDMSPSEGDMAPPKRIMAPPERDMSPSKGDVAPPKRIMEPPERDMSPSKGDVAPPKRIMGPPERDMSPSEGNVAPPKRIMVPPERDMSPSEGDVAPPKRITEPPERDMSPSEGDVAPPKRNMEPPERDMSPSEGDVAPPKRIMAPPERDMSPSKGDVAPPKGIMEPPNRDTLLTKGDTPPPETITDTNLEIPSDAERQDQSVRKEEELTLEVPRPGGAGPESSTAPAPSPPVPKSCLKHKALVPSGSPAESPLKEPSPAVQDKAVVPPARPRPTQAATSGGPERAALGRKSERSAEPQRSVKRFSVTSSRARARASSSRLPEYSTHVPAGGRAPLLRSGLAWKSEAALDDLQVPPKPQARKTMGGDPQDSGDVGAGQAGPGKSPQDAEPCASSVQETAHGEDQSPFPVKLRSTSLSLKYRDSSAQEAKAIKRYSAEVRMEKGGLALLPKDEQSHIGVAPALRGSRSPNGQAKGKTRSPEQPGTKPPLPRKPLLPSLTLPYPPAGLDTSPGESERLIQVILPPEPKKEKSPHQGAEKGQPPAATGPGADGQPTPPWITMARQKRRGAPDQPVNQEEKSGSRLLKTETGKQAKMVERAQESVKQGDFVRSKSFLMTPAKPAVTQRQGSKLNLKEGLQRGISLSHQNLAAQAAATTEKELHQLKRASYASTDQPSWMELARKKSQAWSDMPQIIK
- the Kiaa1211l gene encoding uncharacterized protein KIAA1211-like homolog isoform X3, with the translated sequence MCVISQDQAGWKKTWDLTKADQQTDSDLDMISTRVMDIKLREAAEGLGEDSAGKKKSKFKTFKKLFGKKKRKESPSPTGNSTWKQNPAKSEVIAIEESGPVYDSEDELEESRGTMGSRALSHDSIFFPESGQDPARPVRVFSQENVCDRIKALQLKIQCNVKMGPPPPGGIPIKRAEETGMSSEDDGLPRSPPEMSLLHDVGPGTTIKILVSSSRPQSPDHMSDASVSSRTLDGSLAPVVDFSHPPEFSSCLDNSAAKHKLLVKPRNQRSSKLRRLSSRAQSECLSDLSWTLEEEDYDEKPLLHVSMEENPDARQRNLMPGRRPEFGGPAILLSPGGACARRARLQHSTAVSASMEEGGCPRDEPSSLPAMPEVIEPMVVSVPCLESPSLPESSPNHIPHVEIQKEELSTGGPCPLVESTSEEVSCGSGDAEIPLSTDVPEGDMAPSKEGSALPEGDPAISERDMTLPGKDSILPEGNTTPSKGVIAPPESDMSPSEGDMAPPKRIMAPPERDMSPSKGDVAPPKRIMEPPERDMSPSKGDVAPPKRIMGPPERDMSPSEGNVAPPKRIMVPPERDMSPSEGDVAPPKRITEPPERDMSPSEGDVAPPKRNMEPPERDMSPSEGDVAPPKRIMAPPERDMSPSKGDVAPPKGIMEPPNRDTLLTKGDTPPPETITDTNLEIPSDAERQDQSVRKEEELTLEVPRPGGAGPESSTAPAPSPPVPKSCLKHKALVPSGSPAESPLKEPSPAVQDKAVVPPARPRPTQAATSGGPERAALGRKSERSAEPQRSVKRFSVTSSRARARASSSRLPEYSTHVPAGGRAPLLRSGLAWKSEAALDDLQVPPKPQARKTMGGDPQDSGDVGAGQAGPGKSPQDAEPCASSVQETAHGEDQSPFPVKLRSTSLSLKYRDSSAQEAKAIKRYSAEVRMEKGGLALLPKDEQSHIGVAPALRGSRSPNGQAKGKTRSPEQPGTKPPLPRKPLLPSLTLPYPPAGLDTSPGESERLIQVILPPEPKKEKSPHQGAEKGQPPAATGPGADGQPTPPWITMARQKRRGAPDQPVNQEEKSGSRLLKTETGKQAKMVERAQESVKQGDFVRSKSFLMTPAKPAVTQRQGSKLNLKEGLQRGISLSHQNLAQAAATTEKELHQLKRASYASTDQPSWMELARKKSQAWSDMPQIIK
- the Kiaa1211l gene encoding uncharacterized protein KIAA1211-like homolog isoform X4; translation: MISTRVMDIKLREAAEGLGEDSAGKKKSKFKTFKKLFGKKKRKESPSPTGNSTWKQNPAKSEVIAIEESGPVYDSEDELEESRGTMGSRALSHDSIFFPESGQDPARPVRVFSQENVCDRIKALQLKIQCNVKMGPPPPGGIPIKRAEETGMSSEDDGLPRSPPEMSLLHDVGPGTTIKILVSSSRPQSPDHMSDASVSSRTLDGSLAPVVDFSHPPEFSSCLDNSAAKHKLLVKPRNQRSSKLRRLSSRAQSECLSDLSWTLEEEDYDEKPLLHVSMEENPDARQRNLMPGRRPEFGGPAILLSPGGACARRARLQHSTAVSASMEEGGCPRDEPSSLPAMPEVIEPMVVSVPCLESPSLPESSPNHIPHVEIQKEELSTGGPCPLVESTSEEVSCGSGDAEIPLSTDVPEGDMAPSKEGSALPEGDPAISERDMTLPGKDSILPEGNTTPSKGVIAPPESDMSPSEGDMAPPKRIMAPPERDMSPSKGDVAPPKRIMEPPERDMSPSKGDVAPPKRIMGPPERDMSPSEGNVAPPKRIMVPPERDMSPSEGDVAPPKRITEPPERDMSPSEGDVAPPKRNMEPPERDMSPSEGDVAPPKRIMAPPERDMSPSKGDVAPPKGIMEPPNRDTLLTKGDTPPPETITDTNLEIPSDAERQDQSVRKEEELTLEVPRPGGAGPESSTAPAPSPPVPKSCLKHKALVPSGSPAESPLKEPSPAVQDKAVVPPARPRPTQAATSGGPERAALGRKSERSAEPQRSVKRFSVTSSRARARASSSRLPEYSTHVPAGGRAPLLRSGLAWKSEAALDDLQVPPKPQARKTMGGDPQDSGDVGAGQAGPGKSPQDAEPCASSVQETAHGEDQSPFPVKLRSTSLSLKYRDSSAQEAKAIKRYSAEVRMEKGGLALLPKDEQSHIGVAPALRGSRSPNGQAKGKTRSPEQPGTKPPLPRKPLLPSLTLPYPPAGLDTSPGESERLIQVILPPEPKKEKSPHQGAEKGQPPAATGPGADGQPTPPWITMARQKRRGAPDQPVNQEEKSGSRLLKTETGKQAKMVERAQESVKQGDFVRSKSFLMTPAKPAVTQRQGSKLNLKEGLQRGISLSHQNLAAQAAATTEKELHQLKRASYASTDQPSWMELARKKSQAWSDMPQIIK